One Brassica napus cultivar Da-Ae chromosome A5, Da-Ae, whole genome shotgun sequence DNA window includes the following coding sequences:
- the LOC125608568 gene encoding uncharacterized protein LOC125608568, producing the protein MRPLFYCNTCDKEHINVISRFKLIANVKDDSGEANFLLFDTNAQMIVRRAAAELYDEDEDPDFLPEAVSDLFGKRMLFEISVDSDNIRGKSSQYLVCCANDDREMIEEFAALPHKPVLKLHGSDEISDGSGGSSATHVSKRKSKGEEDNDFEDQLSVKKKQGPKKIKGE; encoded by the exons ATGCGTCCTTTGTTCTACTGCAATACCTGCGATAAAGAACACATCAACGTCATATCCAG GTTTAAATTAATTGCCAATGTTAAAGACGATTCCGGTGAGGCAAACTTTCTTTTGTTTGATACCAACGCTCAGATGATTGTGCGTCGTGCAGCTGCGGAACTCTACGATGAG GATGAAGATCCCGACTTCTTACCAGAAGCAGTTAGCGACCTCTTTGGCAAGAGAATGCTTTTTGAAATTTCAGTTGATTCTGATAACATCAGAGGAAAGAGCTCTCAGTATCTTGTTTGTTGTGCTAATGATGATCGTGAAATGATTGAGGAATTTGCAGCTTTGCCTCACAAACCG GTTTTGAAGTTGCACGGCTCCGACGAGATTTCCGATGGTTCTGGTGGTTCTTCAGCAACTCATGTGTCTAAAAGAAAAAGCAAAGGAGAGGAAGACAATGATTTTGAGGATCAACTCTCTGTCAAGAAGAAACAGGGTCCAAAGAAAATCAAGGGCGAGTGA
- the LOC125608570 gene encoding uncharacterized protein LOC125608570: MEVLCICGQWISKESLQWEFLVDLKRNASIISIEEDLLYEDLMKIVSEDFSVKEEEISLSYGVSTVPLNALPDFSPVHIGLSPNTRVAGDIKVNSYFKTKRELMLRMKKWALEWKFEYKTVSSNKSRVLLSCVDENCTWRMRAIKLPVSDFFVVKKYVHEHTCDTTHRKANHRQASAKLLGSLISSNYGEKKEGLKPKQIIEQVRMLHGVHINYKQAWRVREEAQILVRGTPEDSYYNLSRWLYKITETNPGSLTYQHVDAAGKFKYAFVAFGPSIRGFSLMRRVIAVDGTFLKGKFNGTLLAACAQDGNYHLYPLAFAVVDAENGASWKWFFRGLSQKIPDASDLVFVSDRANSISSALEDVYPLSHHGICRIHLLRNITPTYAKTGLLPLVESAADAYTCHEFWLIFKDIKDKCPELAKYLEESDFRKWARSYAPANRYNIMTTNIAESLNSMLKMPRELPIISLLETIRLTMTTWFFERREAAAKHKHLVTPKVVQKLVSRLGAAMLLNVYQVDRSEFEVKNETMKFVVDLEKRHCTCNVFDIDKIPCIHAIAAAKHIKRDENRFVDASHLTETWAKAYAESIHPGGELSTSTYPENIDELSCPPPATKKKSGRPPTKRKRSVGEFGVPGSKSQSHKCSRCGTGGHNKITCQRPIG; this comes from the exons ATGGAAGTTTTGTGCATCTGTGGACAATGGATCTCAAAAGAATCTCTCCAGTGGGAGTTTCTTGTTGATTTGAAGAGGAATGCATCAATCATTTCCATAGAAGAAGATCTACTGTATGAAGATTTGATGAAGATTGTCTCTGAAGATTTTAGTGTTAAAGAGGAAGAAATCAGTTTGAGTTATG GTGTTTCTACAGTTCCTCTGAATGCTCTTCCGGATTTTAGCCCTGTCCATATTGGACTTTCACCAAACACGAGAGTAGCTGGCGATATTAAGGTGAATAGCTATTTTAAGACAAAGAGAGAGTtgatgttgaggatgaagaaatgggcTTTAGAGTGGAAGTTTGAGTACAAGACTGTCTCTTCTAACAAGTCAAGAGTGCTTTTGAGTTGTGTTGATGAAAATTGCACGTGGAGGATGCGTGCTATCAAGCTACctgtttcagattttttcgtTGTTAAAAAGTATGTTCATGAGCATACATGCGATACAACACACAGGAAAGCCAACCACAGACAAGCATCTGCAAAGTTGTTGGGTTCTTTGATTTCCAGCAATTATGGAGAAAAAAAGGAAGGTCTCAAACCGAAACAGATCATTGAACAGGTCAGGATGCTGCATGGTGTTCACATCAATTACAAACAAGCTTGGAGAGTGAGAGAAGAAGCTCAGATTTTGGTTAGAGGGACTCCTGAAGACAGCTATTACAATTTGTCTAGGTGGTTGTATAAAATCACAGAAACAAACCCTGGTTCCTTGACTTATCAACATGTTGATGCTGCAGGAAAGTTCAAGTATGCATTTGTGGCTTTTGGTCCATCGATAAGGGGATTTTCATTGATGAGGAGAGTTATTGCAGTAGATGGTACATTTCTGAAGGGAAAATTCAATGGGACTTTATTGGCAGCTTGTGCTCAAGATGGGAATTATCATCTATATCCTCTCGCCTTTGCAGTGGTTGACGCAGAAAACGGCGCCTCTTGGAAATGGTTCTTTAGAGGTTTGAGCCAGAAGATCCCGGACGCTTCGGATCTTGTTTTTGTATCAGACAGGGCTAACTCCATTTCTTCAGCGTTGGAGGATGTATATCCCTTATCTCACCATGGAATTTGCAGGATCCATCTGCTCCGCAACATCACTCCTACATATGCGAAGACTGGGTTGCTACCTCTGGTGGAAAGCGCTGCTGATGCCTATACGTGTCACGAGTTCTGGTTAATCTTCAAGGACATAAAGGATAAATGTCCTGAATTGGCTAAGTATCTGGAAGAGTCTGATTTTAGGAAGTGGGCACGAAGCTATGCGCCTGCGAACAGGTATAATATCATGACTACCAACATTGCAGAGTCTCTCAATTCTATGTTGAAGATGCCTCGTGAGTTGCCCATTATCTCTCTCCTTGAAACTATCAGATTGACGATGACCACTTGGTTTTTTGAGCGACGCGAAGCGGCTGCGAAACATAAGCACCTGGTTACTCCAAAAGTTGTTCAGAAATTGGTATCTAGGTTAGGGGCCGCAATGTTGTTGAATGTGTATCAAGTTGATCGAAGCGAGTTTGAGGTGAAGAATGAAACAATGAAGTTTGTTGTTGACTTGGAGAAGCGGCATTGCACATGTAATGTTTTCGACATTGACAAGATCCCCTGCATCCATGCCATCGCTGCTGCTAAGCATATCAAGAGAGATGAAAACCGTTTTGTTGATGCTTCTCACTTGACAGAAACGTGGGCTAAAGCTTATGCTGAAAGCATACATCCTGGTGGAGAGTTGTCAACGTCCACCTATCCAGAGAATATTGATGAACTGTCTTGCCCACCTCCagctaccaaaaagaaaagtggACGCCCTcctacaaagagaaagagatccgtTGGCGAGTTTGGGGTTCCTGGATCTAAATCTCAGTCCCACAAGTGCAGCAGATGTGGCACAGGAGGGCACAACAAGATCACATGCCAGAGGCCTATAGGATGA
- the LOC111216062 gene encoding uncharacterized protein LOC111216062 — MIRVRGSFLGPVMKLSERGLKLSAKIVYAILTRSIVSVKENEAWFHFGAQPMRFSIREFHMMTGLKCSGALEGPRRETERFNWELLKGRSHKLSDVVDQLRNTREDASEERVCLAMLILVESILLRKSKGGSFPLEYAKNAQDMTYPWGKEAYIVLLKSIQNAVANHLENKSKFELQGYPLVFLLWILESIPLLRNKFSKCVPTVEVPGPTYLCEKYTEIENPSLDRVLQVEADTKLKVHCILPSIPHDPEDDISIEDKYSDELETVKDVTKKGYKITADDWENRCVDTFDTLDALIQMMANKETGQASTPIDEDSVNEKVNRIITVMEENLKSMKDRMSLLEEENIHLRARVSELEGNSNVFPTNVTQKRSSGTPLSPMSHTQPSSGTPLSPMSHTQPSSETPLSPMSQQPNLTHEETMIESAASPKSQQNEDYTQSSSETPLSPMSQQPNLTNEDTMNESDDETPALDTQVFSPNLTKERETQTSTDETPPKTNQGEGKPDDEIVIESPAAQTQVLQKETLEMNETPSSPISPKSIEAQVFTPIQKQQTVTEETYEATQPLTEIISANNKKEDTHAVHYRPSSPLSSLIALVIEENKNALSETETATQYFSTSEGEHSQSSRKNQAEEYLKDTTEPTTELVSTDVSKTQPLTPQTQHLQTSEGDQSDETPSEQNQAEENLKDTTEPTTELVSTYVSKMPPITQQTEHLQTSAIDFSETNEVEVSRLLAHFQIGAEVEILSTDDEIWYPGKVVDLKLCEGLEELTVEYTTLFTDQHRLQKLQDTITADKIRPATPTSDQKSFEMMDKVEAFYNNGWSSGQISMVLGDNTYSVCLYTSMETILFKHSDLRIHREWKDGVWKMADKVKPDKKRKAAASSQNSGMDNVFLRRSERVPKRSRDTKTPFKSDRNPALTVIPEIIPAVDPFSTPAEHKLSRLQNWMTLKPGMHETSLSINDNKIRKSFFQSMENAKKDLKKEHIDGAFAMLNCRRNENAAWFHNYKIPKACFLPMEFLHCLLSDDLAYKKEKVKGKKIFNDLFKDTVRGKVYPEKTWGEDVDVVYGITLGKKSNVWIGMEIHLKKKRITVYDCFQKESNSIDIPQVKKLAVLISNLLVESSGDEVDKVKMIPFEIEQAQGLPKTKHPFNCGIFLVKILECQSLKIGDMTKINDDNALELRRTLSCEIFNQFVDESFGK; from the exons ATGATAAGAGTCCGAGGATCATTTCTGGGACCTGTAATGAAGCTCAGTGAGAGAGGATTGAAGTTATCAGCAAAGATAGTCTACGCCATTCTCACTAGAAGCATCGTTTCTGTCAAGGAGAATGAAGCCTGGTTCCATTTCGGTGCGCAGCCAATGAGGTTCTCTATAAGAGAATTTCATATGATGACAGGCTTGAAATGTAGTGGTGCATTAGAAGGACCACGAAGGGAAACCGAGAGATTTAATTGGGAATTGCTAAAGGGGCGTAGTCATAAGTTAAGTGACGTGGTGGACCAGCtcagaaacacaagagaagatgcTTCTGAGGAGAGAGTATGCCTCGCAATGCTCATCCTGGTAGAGAGCATATTATTGCGGAAGAGCAAAGGAGGGAGTTTTCCTTTGGAATATGCGAAAAATGCACAGGATATGACATATCCATGGGGAAAAGAGGCTTACATTGTGCTCCTGAAGTCAATTCAAAACGCTGTCGCGAATCATTTGGAGAATAAATCCAAATTTGagttgcaaggttatcctctagTATTCCTTCTTTGGATACTAGAGTCGATTCCTTTGCTAAGGAATAAGTTCAGTAAGTGTGTACCAACAGTTGAGGTTCCTGGGCCGACTTACTTGTGTGAAAAATACACTGAGATAGAGAATCCATCACTTGATAGGGTTTTACAGGTTGAAGCTGATACAAAG CTGAAGGTCCATTGCATACTACCTTCTATTCCTCATGATCCAGAAGATGATATCTCCATTGAAGACAAATATAGTGACGAGTTGGaaacagtgaaagatgtaaCAAAGAAAGGGTACAAGATTACAGCCGATGACTGGGAAAATAGGTGTGTAGACACATTTGACACATTGGATGCTCTTATTCAAATGATGGCAAATAAGGAGACTGGCCAAGCTTCTACTCCGATTGATGAGGATTCAGtaaatgaaaaagtgaacaggatCATCACGGTAATGGAGGAGAATCTGAAGAGCATGAAGGATCGAATGTCATTActggaagaagaaaacatacaTCTTAGAGCTCGTGTGTCAGAGTTGGAAGGAAACAGCAATGTTTTTCCCACTAACGTGACACAAAAG CGATCCAGTGGgacacctttatctccaatgtctcacaCGCAACCATCCAGTGGgacacctttatctccaatgtctcacacgcaaccatcgagtgagacacctttatctccaatgtctcaacagcctaatttgacacatgag GAGACAATGATTGAATCAGCTGCATCTCCAAAGTCTCAACAAAATGAG GATTACACGCAATCATCGAGTGAGacgcctttatctccaatgtctcaacagcctaatttgacaaatgag GACACAATGAATGAATCAGATGATGAAACTCCTGCCCTTGATACTCAAGTATTCTCTCCTAATCTGACaaaagag AGGGAAACACAAACCTCTACTGATGAAACGCcacccaaaactaatcaaggagaaggaaaaccagatgatgag ATTGTGATTGAGTCACCTGCTGCTCAGACTCAAGTTTTGCAAAAAGAAACACTGGAAATGAATGagacaccttcttctccaatatCTCCAAAGAGTATTGAGGCTCAAGTTTTTACTCCAATTCAGAAACAGCAg aCGGTAACAGAGGAAACGTATGAGGCTACACAGCCATTGACTGAGATCATTTCAGCAAACAATAAAAAG GAGGATACACATGCTGTGCATTACAGACCTTCCTCTCCATTGTCTTCACTAATTGCACTAGTtattgaagaaaataagaatgctttg AGTGAGACAGAAACTGCGACCCAATATTTTTCTACAAGTGAAGGAGAGCATTCACAATCAAGCAGAAAGAATCAAGCAGAAGAATATCTCAAGGATACTACAGAACCTACTACTGAGCTAGTTTCCACAGATGTTTCGAAGACACAGCCTCTTACTCCGCAAACACAGCACCTTCAGACAAGTGAGGGAGATCAATCCGATGAGACACCATCAGAGCAGAATCAAGCAGAAGAAAATCTCAAGGATACTACAGAACCTACTACTGAGCTAGTTTCCACATATGTTTCGAAGATGCCGCCTATTACTCAGCAAACAGAGCATCTTCAGACAAGTGCTATAGATTTTTCAGAAACAAACGAG GTTGAAGTAAGCAGGCTTCTAGCTCACTTTCAAATAGGCGCAGAGGTTGAGATTTTGTCTACTGATGACGAAATATGGTATCCAGGAAAGGTTGTTGATCTTAAACTGTGTGAAGGACTAGAGGAGCTGACAGTTGAGTACACGACACTCTTCACAGACCAACATAGACTTCAGAAACTTCAGGATACTATCACGGCTGACAAAATACGTCCTGCAACACCAACTAGTGACCAAAAATCCTTTGAGATGATGGATAAGGTAGAAGCCTTCTACAACAATGGCTGGAGCAGCGGACAAATTAGCATGGTACTTGGTGATAACACATACTCGGTGTGTCTCTATACTTCTATGGAAACTATTCTATTCAAACATTCAGATTTGCGAATTCATAGAGAATGGAAAGATGGAGTCTGGAAGATGGCAGATAAG GTGAAGCCTGATAAGAAAAGGAAAGCTGCTGCCTCATCACAAAATTCAGGAATGgataatgttttcctaagaagGAGCGAGAGGGTGCCTAAACGATCTAGAGACACAAAAACTCCATTCAAGTCTGACAGAAATCCGGCTTTAACTGTAATACCTGAGATTATACCTGCAGTTGATCCGTTTTCAACTCCTGCGGAACATAAGCTTTCAAGGCTTCAAAATTGGATGACATTAAAGCCCGGCATGCATGAAAC GTCCCTATCAATCAATGATAATAAGATAAGGAAATCTTTCTTTCAAAGCATGGAAAATGCAAAAAAGGACCTTAAGAAAGAG CACATTGATGGAGCCTTTGCAATGCTAAATTGCAGAAGAAATGAGAATGCTGCTTGGTTCCACAACTACAAGATTCCAAAGGCGTGCTTCCTACCTATGGAGTTCTTGCATTGCTTGCTCTCTGATGATTTGGCttacaagaaagaaaaggtcaaaggtaaaaagattttcaacgatttatttaaagatactGTGAGAGGGAAGGTATATCCAGAGAAGACATGGGGAGAAGATGTTGATGTTGTGTATGGGATTACTCTTGGAAAAAAAAGCAATGTCTGGATTGGGATGGAAattcatttgaagaagaaaagaatcacaGTATATGATTGTTTTCAAAAGGAAAGCAACAGCATTGATATTCCTCAAGTGAAAAAGTTGGCAG TGTTGATTTCTAATCTGCTGGTGGAATCTTCTGGTGATGAGGTAGATAAGGTGAAGATGATTCCATTTGAGATTGAGCAGGCACAAGGTTTACCCAAGACAAAACATCCTTTCAACTGTGGGATATTTCTTGTCAAGATTCTGGAGTGCCAGTCATTGAAGATAGGAGACATGACAAAGATTAATGATGACAATGCATTGGAGCTAAGGAGAACCTTGTCTTGTGAGATCTTCAACCAATTTGTGGATGAGAGCTTTGGGAAATGA
- the LOC125609641 gene encoding uncharacterized protein LOC125609641 encodes MNLSGSHIRKKKLLEGCVGELVKGLIHPKKVWLEDVDVIYGVIEDKLSCHYIGVEIQLMDNTITLFHCGLPKANIKRALNQIQELAVLISAIKMELLGEEVNFEDISPFEVKFAEGLPKTKFPYNCGIFVVKMLECRSLGLKSMANINDETAMDLRSKLCCEIFDQFMDKDFQEGQRK; translated from the exons ATGAATCTGTCAGGAAgccacataagaaaaaaaaagttattggaGGGCTGTGTAGGCGAACTTGTGAAAGGTTTAATACATCCAAAGAAGGTATGGCTGGAAGATGTTGATGTTATATATGGTGTCATTGAAGATAAGTTGAGCTGTCACTATATTGGGGTGGAGATACAATTGatggacaacacaatcacaCTCTTCCATTGTGGTCTTCCAAAAGCAAATATCAAACGTGCTCTTAATCAAATCCAAGAACTGGCag TGTTGATTAGTGCCATAAAGATGGAACTTCTTGGTGAAGAGGTTAATTTCGAAGATATCAGTCCATTTGAAGTTAAGTTTGCAGAAGGGCTTCCAAAGACAAAATTTCCATACAACTGTGGTATTTTTGTTGTGAAGATGCTGGAATGCAGGTCACTGGGATTGAAGAGCATGGctaatataaatgatgaaacTGCGATGGACTTACGAAGCAAGCTATGTTGTGAGATCTTCGACCAGTTTATGGATAAAGATTTCCAGGAAGGTCAAAGGAAGTGA
- the LOC125609640 gene encoding protein AGENET DOMAIN (AGD)-CONTAINING P1-like, translated as MNEITKETPGSPIAQQNIETPVLTPIQTQQETHELMNEIISPNISDTQPNTRARRNLLTEQNKDVESRVQNPFEIGANVEISSQDDNTCHKWYPGNVLATYLVDGVEMVKVEYSVPSLDEKKRKRSVETRVSIDRIRPQPPPERTGAKKSYELMQDVEAFDDGAWCAGKVKVILFDSSCFVALNNSKQEIYFHHSEIRKPRKWVDGVWEMTKKKEEEQTQSVNPSEGDGDKKGKGKAVACKKNEAAGPSEDVVGKMAKEMEVKQGKSVKPSQDDHAKKGKPHVGKKKKANAQPVDLLPFLQREEKRPIRPRNPPIPVTPEVILPIDPFVTPEFPRFSRLAHWMDLRGIYRV; from the exons ATGAATGAGATCACGAAAGAGACACCTGGTTCTCCAATAGCTCAACAGAATATTGAGACTCCAGTCCTTACTCCAATTCAGACGCAGCAG GAGACTCACGAGCTTATGAATGAGATCATTTCACCAAACATTTCCGACACACAGCCAAATACCCGAGCTCGCAGAAATCTTTTAACAGAGCAAAATAAG GATGTAGAAAGCAGAGTTCAAAATCCCTTTGAGATCGGAGCAAATGTGGAGATTTCATCACAAGATGACAATACTTGTCATAAATGGTATCCAGGAAATGTGTTGGCAACATATTTGGTTGATGGGGTTGAGATGGTGAAAGTTGAGTACTCCGTCCCGTCTCTGGacgaaaagaagaggaaaaggagtgTTGAGACACGTGTATCAATTGACAGAATACGTCCTCAACCACCACCTGAGAGAACTGGAGCGAAGAAAAGTTATGAGCTAATGCAGGACGTGGAGGCGTTCGACGATGGTGCCTGGTGCGCTGGAAAAGTTAAAGTCATTTTGTTTGATAGCTCGTGTTTTGTCGCTTTGAACAATTCTAAACAAGAAATTTACTTCCACCATTCTGAGATTcgaaaaccaagaaaatgggtagatggtgtttgggagatgacaaaaaag AAGGAAGAAGAGCAGACGCAGAGTGTGAATCCAagtgaaggagatggtgataaaaag GGGAAGGGGAAGGCTGTCGCTTGTAAGAAAAATGAAGCAGCTGGTCCATCAGAAGATGTTGTTGGGAAAATGGCAAAAGag ATGGAAGTAAAGCAGGGTAAGAGTGTGAAACCAAGTCAAGACGATCATGCAAAAAag ggGAAGCCACATGttggtaagaagaagaaagcaaatgCTCAGCCAGTAGATTTGCTTCCTTTTCTACAGCGAGAAGAGAAGAGGCCAATACGACCTAGAAACCCTCCTATACCTGTAACACCTGAGGTAATCCTTCCAATTGATCCATTTGTGACACCTGAATTTCCTCGGTTTTCAAGGCTTGCACACTGGATGGATCTACGGGGCATATATCGTGTGTAA
- the LOC125608569 gene encoding uncharacterized protein LOC125608569: MGDPLPLRLALPELRYPIGSEPEKTISINQHSIVAYIKTVKEILGNDEFNRIRGTFLGPVIKLGERSLKLSAKIVHAVLTKSIKTVKRHEAWFHFGAQPMRFSIREFHMVTGLKCSGEAREPREGTEKFKWDFLKGRTHTVKDVEKQLRNTREDASDERFCLAMLLLIESILLQKSLLDGGTTFTLDYVKIAQDMDVLMTYPWGRTAYNLLLKSLQRAVDKSLDKNNYDLQGFPMAFLIWILESVPLLQYAFSQVVPILSVQPSTPIFLCEKYLQIASPQLIDVLLIEIKDHLKVTCILPPISNDPEADVCMEDEANKDLDDMADLSKRGYKFKIRDWRNMSVDLYGANEEIRRASLLFGNGGMSQASTSYQEESLESKINRISEMVGDNLRIMNDRLCLIEKDRKQIKERVTKLEKLQRVTSYETPNNEDCLPNFCCTCTD, from the exons atgggAGATCCATTACCATTAAGACTAGCACTGCCTGAGCTGAGGTATCCGATTGGATCAGAGCCAGAGAAGACGATATCGATAAACCAACACTCGATAGTTGCTTATATCAAAACTGTTAAGGAAATTCTAGGAAATGATGAGTTCAACAGAATAAGAGGGACGTTTTTGGGACCGGTGATCAAGCTTGGAGAGAGGTCTTTGAAATTATCAGCTAAGATAGTGCACGCAGTTCTCACCAAAAGCATCAAGACAGTGAAGAGACACGAAGCATGGTTCCATTTTGGTGCTCAGCCAATGAGGTTCTCTATAAGAGAATTCCACATGGTGACTGGTTTGAAATGTAGTGGTGAAGCAAGAGAACCACGAGAGGGAACCGAGAAATTTAAGTGGGACTTCCTAAAAGGGCGTACTCATACAGTAAAGGACGTGGAGAAGCAGCtcagaaacacaagagaagatgcTTCTGATGAGAGATTCTGCCTTGCAATGCTCCTCCTGATTGAGAGCATACTACTACAGAAGAGCCTTCTCGACGGTGGCACAACTTTTACTTTGGATTATGTGAAAATAGCGCAGGATATGGATGTCTTGATGACATACCCATGGGGGAGAACAGCTTATAATTTGCTGTTAAAATCACTTCAGAGAGCTGTCGACAAAAGCCTCgacaaaaacaattatgattTGCAAGGGTTCCCTATGGCATTTCTTATATGGATACTTGAGTCAGTACCTTTGCTACAGTATGCATTCAGTCAAGTTGTTCCTATTCTGAGCGTTCAACCGTCTACCCCAATATTTTTGTGTGAGAAGTACCTTCAAATAGCTTCTCCACAGCTGATAGATGTTCTCCTAATTGAAATCAAAGATCAT CTTAAGGTCACATGCATCCTACCTCCTATTTCTAATGATCCAGAAGCTGATGTTTGCATGGAAGACGAAGCTAATAAAGATCTGGATGACATGGCCGATTTATCCAAGAGAggttataagtttaaaattagaGATTGGCGAAACATGTCAGTAGACCTATACGGTGCTAATGAAGAAATAAGAAGAGCATCTTTACTGTTTGGGAATGGAGGGATGAGTCAAGCTTCTACTTCGTATCAGGAGGAGTCTTTGGAATCAAAGATCAACAGAATCAGCGAGATGGTGGGAGATAATTTAAGGATCATGAACGATCGTTTGTGTTTGATTGAAAAAGACAGGAAACAGATTAAAGAACGTGTGACAAAACTAGAGAAACTACAAAGAGTTACTTCAtatgaaactccaaacaatgag GATTGCCTTCCTAATTTTTGTTGTACTTGCACAGACTGA